One Brachybacterium aquaticum genomic region harbors:
- a CDS encoding type B 50S ribosomal protein L31 codes for MQKNIHPQYRPVVFRDRSAGKSFLTNSTRTSDKTVRWEDGREYPVIDVEVSSASHPFWTGRGTVLDTAGRVERFRRRYADKVLPARTATA; via the coding sequence ATGCAGAAGAACATCCACCCTCAGTACCGACCCGTTGTGTTCCGGGACCGGAGCGCCGGGAAATCCTTCCTGACCAACTCGACCCGCACCTCGGACAAGACCGTGCGCTGGGAGGACGGCCGGGAGTACCCCGTGATCGACGTCGAGGTCTCCTCGGCCTCGCACCCGTTCTGGACCGGTCGCGGCACCGTGCTGGACACCGCCGGGCGCGTCGAGCGCTTCCGCCGCCGCTACGCCGACAAGGTGCTGCCGGCGAGGACCGCTACCGCCTGA
- the rpmB gene encoding 50S ribosomal protein L28, which yields MPQRCQVNGPVPRFAKSVSHSHRRTSRRFDPGIQTKQYFVPSMGRTVRLRVSTREMRTIDRRGIEAVVTEIRAREEKI from the coding sequence ATGCCCCAGCGCTGTCAAGTCAACGGACCGGTCCCCCGCTTCGCTAAGTCCGTGTCCCATTCGCACCGCCGCACCTCGCGACGCTTCGACCCCGGCATCCAGACGAAGCAGTACTTCGTCCCGTCAATGGGCCGCACCGTGCGCCTGCGCGTCTCCACCAGGGAGATGCGCACCATCGACCGCCGCGGGATCGAGGCCGTCGTCACCGAGATCCGCGCCCGCGAAGAGAAGATCTGA
- a CDS encoding MmyB family transcriptional regulator, translated as MVAVNALGGTFCSPLLGEEGAGGRVPNLARLQFLDPALHDLYPDWERFAEMCVGIMRAEAGRDPHDPVMQEMVGELSTCSETFRRLWGAHDVRTHGSGTQRFRRPVVGEVELAYEELAMTAEPGRVMLVHTAEPGSTSAERLRLLASCAASQQVPRPARGVTGRLLSRAA; from the coding sequence ATGGTCGCGGTCAACGCGCTGGGTGGCACCTTCTGCTCCCCGCTGCTGGGGGAGGAGGGCGCCGGCGGGCGGGTGCCGAACCTCGCCCGCCTCCAGTTCCTGGATCCCGCCTTGCACGACCTCTACCCGGACTGGGAGCGGTTCGCCGAGATGTGCGTGGGGATCATGCGGGCCGAGGCCGGGCGCGACCCCCACGACCCGGTGATGCAGGAGATGGTGGGCGAGCTGTCCACCTGCTCGGAGACCTTCCGCCGACTCTGGGGCGCGCACGACGTGCGCACCCACGGCTCCGGCACCCAGCGCTTCAGACGCCCCGTGGTGGGGGAGGTCGAGCTCGCCTACGAGGAGCTGGCGATGACCGCCGAGCCCGGCCGGGTCATGCTCGTCCACACCGCCGAGCCCGGCTCGACCAGTGCCGAGCGCCTGCGCCTGCTCGCCAGCTGCGCGGCGTCGCAGCAGGTCCCGCGGCCGGCGCGAGGAGTCACGGGCCGGCTGCTGAGCCGCGCCGCGTGA
- a CDS encoding PadR family transcriptional regulator, with product MSDAVDTHLQELRRGTVVLACLQLLREPGYGYALLERLDAHGLPTDANTLYPLLRRLEKQGFLTSEWNTEESRPRKFYSTSADGIRLAETLQHEWRALTESLSSLTEPDPAHEES from the coding sequence ATGAGCGATGCTGTCGACACCCACCTGCAGGAGCTGCGACGCGGCACGGTCGTGCTCGCCTGCCTGCAGCTGCTGCGCGAGCCCGGCTACGGCTACGCGCTGCTCGAACGGCTGGACGCCCATGGCCTGCCCACCGATGCGAACACCCTCTACCCGCTGCTGCGGCGCCTCGAGAAGCAGGGCTTCCTCACCAGCGAGTGGAACACCGAGGAGTCCCGGCCGCGGAAGTTCTACTCCACCTCGGCCGACGGGATCCGCCTGGCCGAGACCCTCCAGCACGAGTGGCGCGCTCTGACCGAGTCGCTCTCCTCCCTCACCGAGCCCGACCCCGCGCACGAGGAGTCCTGA
- a CDS encoding permease prefix domain 1-containing protein: MSATLTERYISATIRSLPAESQEDVRAELAASIADAVEARTEQGEDPEAAEREVLTGLGDPAALAAGYADRPLHLLGPRYYLTWRRLLILLLWIVPACAFVGVGLSQALIGADVGTIIGQAISTALTAAVHVAFWTTLVFVVLERTGADTAETWSVEDLPEPKESGTGRADLIASLVVLGLVLAALVWDRLIGLVRIEDDWLPVLHPGLWPLWTLLLVAIVLAEMVHAIVLHARGRWSTGLAVANTVLALLFAGWTLALFANDLLLSPELLELARTVGDIDAQSMHTLGVILVVSILAVAAWDVVDCWLKTLRDRRR; this comes from the coding sequence ATGTCCGCCACCCTGACCGAGCGCTACATCAGCGCCACCATCCGCTCCCTCCCCGCCGAGTCCCAGGAGGACGTGCGCGCCGAGCTCGCCGCCTCCATCGCGGATGCCGTCGAGGCCCGCACCGAACAGGGCGAGGACCCCGAGGCCGCCGAGCGCGAGGTCCTCACCGGCCTCGGTGACCCCGCCGCTCTCGCCGCCGGCTACGCCGACCGCCCTCTGCACCTGCTGGGGCCGCGCTACTACCTCACCTGGCGACGCCTGCTGATCCTGCTGCTGTGGATCGTCCCGGCCTGCGCCTTCGTCGGCGTGGGCCTGTCCCAGGCGCTGATCGGCGCCGACGTCGGGACCATCATCGGCCAGGCGATCTCGACCGCGCTCACCGCGGCCGTGCACGTGGCCTTCTGGACCACGCTCGTGTTCGTGGTCCTCGAGCGCACCGGCGCGGACACCGCCGAGACGTGGAGCGTGGAGGACCTGCCCGAGCCGAAGGAGTCCGGCACTGGCCGCGCCGACCTGATCGCCTCCCTCGTCGTGCTCGGACTGGTCCTCGCGGCCCTGGTCTGGGACCGGCTGATCGGGCTGGTCCGGATCGAGGACGACTGGCTGCCGGTCCTGCACCCGGGGCTGTGGCCGCTGTGGACGCTGCTGCTGGTCGCGATCGTCCTGGCCGAGATGGTCCACGCGATCGTGCTGCACGCCCGGGGCCGCTGGAGCACGGGTCTCGCCGTGGCGAACACCGTCCTCGCGCTCCTCTTCGCGGGCTGGACGCTGGCCCTCTTCGCGAACGACCTGCTGCTGAGCCCGGAACTGCTCGAGCTGGCCCGCACCGTCGGCGACATCGACGCGCAGTCCATGCACACCCTCGGCGTGATCCTGGTGGTCTCGATCCTCGCGGTCGCCGCCTGGGACGTGGTCGACTGCTGGCTCAAAACGCTCCGCGACCGGCGCCGCTGA
- a CDS encoding GTP-binding protein, whose protein sequence is MLDQVLRDALLASLLLDGQGFLALRYEVTEDSSALRRLAVAADGVHEDELVDLARLARLARLPEVTGILLAPPLSADPSIVAGTLRPHEDAWHLASAIALAALREYSDLLVLSGDADGAGAELVERLRAPEQRLLHDPFAATVQYVLGGGRLRGRGRFWVPERPDSICQWDGAGGQVSIGAVWRTDSELPTTRLVITGQDPEGLPRVRNAFARSLLTPQEWA, encoded by the coding sequence GTGCTCGACCAGGTGCTGCGCGACGCTCTGCTGGCGAGCCTCCTCCTGGACGGCCAGGGGTTCCTCGCCCTGCGCTACGAGGTCACTGAGGACTCCTCCGCGCTGCGCCGCCTCGCCGTCGCGGCCGACGGGGTGCACGAGGACGAGCTGGTCGACCTCGCCCGCCTCGCCCGCCTCGCCCGCCTCCCCGAGGTGACCGGCATCCTGCTCGCCCCGCCGCTGAGCGCCGACCCGTCGATCGTGGCGGGCACGCTGCGCCCCCACGAGGACGCCTGGCACCTCGCCTCCGCCATCGCGCTCGCCGCCCTGCGCGAGTACTCCGACCTGCTCGTGCTCTCCGGCGACGCGGACGGCGCCGGGGCCGAGCTCGTCGAGCGCCTGCGCGCCCCCGAGCAGCGGCTCCTCCACGACCCCTTCGCCGCGACCGTGCAGTACGTGCTCGGCGGCGGGCGCCTGCGCGGGCGTGGCCGCTTCTGGGTGCCGGAGCGCCCGGACAGCATCTGCCAGTGGGACGGCGCCGGCGGCCAGGTCTCCATCGGTGCCGTCTGGCGGACCGACTCCGAGCTGCCCACCACGCGGCTCGTCATCACCGGTCAGGACCCCGAGGGCCTGCCGCGGGTGCGGAACGCCTTCGCCCGCAGCCTGCTCACCCCGCAGGAATGGGCGTGA
- a CDS encoding pyridoxal-phosphate dependent enzyme, whose protein sequence is MSTTLEGSGAWRPQTTGRESIAVGVSAAIGRTPLVRLDRLFPQSGIEVLAKLESANPGGSTKDRPALAMVRDAVASGRLRPGGTVVESSSGNLGVALARVCLEHAVRFVCVVDSRTNGTAVAAIRALGGRIEMVTDPDPETGDLLTARLRRVEHLLSEIPGAVNLHQYGNPANPAAHEDGTMREIAEATGHRLDVLMAAVSTTGTLAGCSAYLRRTSMDTTTVAVDAEGSVLFGGTAAPRPLPGLGAGVVTDISRTVDPDRVVRVSGLDCVVGARLLAEREGILAGASTGGIVHALGTLVPDLAPGSRVALIVHDSGVPYLGTVYDDSWVRTTLHAAPSDVATATTALRALARRG, encoded by the coding sequence ATGAGCACCACTCTCGAAGGCTCCGGCGCGTGGCGCCCTCAGACGACGGGCCGCGAGTCGATCGCGGTCGGGGTCTCCGCCGCGATCGGACGAACGCCGCTGGTCCGCCTGGACCGGCTCTTCCCGCAGTCCGGCATCGAGGTCCTGGCCAAGCTGGAATCCGCCAATCCGGGAGGCAGCACCAAGGACCGGCCTGCGCTGGCGATGGTGCGCGATGCTGTGGCCTCGGGCAGACTGCGTCCAGGCGGCACGGTCGTCGAGTCCAGCTCGGGGAATCTCGGTGTGGCCCTGGCGCGAGTGTGCCTGGAGCACGCCGTGCGCTTCGTCTGCGTGGTCGATTCGCGCACGAACGGGACCGCCGTCGCGGCGATCCGGGCCCTCGGAGGACGCATCGAGATGGTGACGGACCCCGATCCGGAGACCGGCGACCTCCTCACAGCTCGACTGCGTCGCGTCGAGCATCTCCTCTCGGAGATCCCGGGGGCCGTGAACCTCCACCAGTACGGCAACCCTGCGAACCCGGCCGCCCATGAGGACGGGACCATGCGAGAGATCGCCGAAGCCACCGGTCACCGGCTCGACGTGCTGATGGCCGCGGTCAGCACCACCGGCACCCTCGCCGGATGCAGCGCCTACCTCCGACGCACCTCGATGGACACGACCACGGTCGCCGTGGACGCGGAAGGGAGCGTGCTGTTCGGAGGGACCGCAGCCCCTCGCCCTCTGCCCGGTCTGGGCGCCGGAGTGGTCACGGACATCTCCCGCACGGTCGACCCGGATCGAGTCGTCCGCGTCAGCGGGCTCGACTGCGTGGTCGGCGCGCGACTTCTCGCCGAGCGCGAGGGCATCCTCGCCGGCGCCTCGACGGGAGGCATCGTGCACGCGCTGGGAACCCTCGTGCCGGACCTCGCCCCTGGGAGCCGGGTCGCCCTGATCGTCCACGACAGCGGCGTCCCCTACCTCGGCACCGTCTACGACGACAGCTGGGTGCGCACGACGCTGCACGCCGCTCCCTCCGACGTCGCCACCGCGACCACGGCCCTGCGGGCCCTCGCCCGCCGTGGCTGA
- the rpmG gene encoding 50S ribosomal protein L33 encodes MARKNDVRGVVKMRSTAGTGYTYMTTKNRRNTPDRLVTRKFDPVLRAVTEFREER; translated from the coding sequence ATGGCCAGGAAGAACGATGTGCGCGGCGTGGTGAAGATGCGCTCCACCGCCGGCACCGGCTACACCTACATGACCACCAAGAACCGCCGGAACACTCCCGACCGGCTCGTCACGCGGAAGTTCGATCCGGTGCTGCGCGCGGTCACCGAGTTCCGCGAGGAGCGCTGA
- a CDS encoding TolB family protein, producing MRPDGTGIEQLTHDERVNRFPQVSPDGRLVAYVSQSPGIEEGTVGADSLLRLCAVDGSGGRDLARLHGVPGTAGGHCWSPDSLRVVCLDRPQAD from the coding sequence ATGCGACCCGACGGCACCGGGATCGAGCAGCTCACCCACGACGAGCGCGTGAACCGCTTCCCGCAGGTCTCCCCGGACGGCCGGCTGGTCGCCTATGTCAGCCAATCGCCGGGGATCGAGGAGGGCACCGTCGGAGCCGACTCGCTCCTGCGGCTGTGTGCGGTCGACGGGTCGGGAGGGCGCGATCTCGCCCGTCTCCACGGCGTGCCGGGGACCGCGGGCGGGCACTGCTGGTCCCCGGACTCCCTCCGCGTGGTCTGCCTCGATCGTCCGCAGGCGGACTGA
- a CDS encoding pyridoxamine 5'-phosphate oxidase family protein, with product MNGIEEFGQSDVVRILRGTELVMLTTALRDGALVSHPMTIQEVSDDVDVLFFVGLDSGHAEALRQGSAVNLAVAEGGTWLSVAGKAVLEDDRARIRALWTDAAEAYFPEGPEDENLGLLRFSGDSAQYWGVPGGKVAAVAQIVRARLTGDRPAGGTATTDL from the coding sequence ATGAACGGTATCGAGGAGTTCGGACAGAGCGACGTCGTGCGCATCCTGCGAGGGACGGAACTGGTCATGCTGACCACCGCGCTCCGGGACGGTGCGCTGGTCTCCCATCCGATGACGATCCAGGAGGTGAGCGACGACGTGGACGTGCTGTTCTTCGTGGGCCTCGACAGCGGGCATGCCGAGGCGCTGAGGCAGGGATCGGCCGTGAACCTCGCGGTGGCAGAGGGAGGGACCTGGCTCTCGGTGGCCGGGAAGGCCGTTCTCGAGGACGACCGCGCTCGGATCCGGGCTCTCTGGACCGATGCGGCCGAGGCCTACTTCCCGGAAGGGCCCGAGGACGAGAACCTGGGCCTGCTGCGGTTCTCCGGGGACTCCGCGCAGTACTGGGGCGTGCCGGGTGGGAAGGTCGCCGCGGTCGCACAGATCGTGAGGGCGCGCCTGACCGGGGACCGACCTGCCGGCGGCACCGCGACCACAGATCTCTGA
- a CDS encoding FAD/NAD(P)-binding protein, with the protein MAEGAPARDQPLSLAVVGDGPKALFALEELCAQLSDAACHDSLRPLEITVVAPGTVAGTGAAYDVTQPHSLRLNVDAALLDVPATGTSPSFRDWVAAVHPALVSATYPPRAVVGEYLHARWLRMLADMARSGVTARTVSDRAVSLRRTAGHWEIVTAIHGALPPVEEILLATGHAAEHSGALARTWSSTIPLRPAVLPAAEMLGSHHVPPGARVALRGSALTFIDAALVLTLERGGRFTPRADGVPGLLHRRGSEEPLVLLPTARHGRLLDAKPDPRLPLPAGVGGAIAEGARRLSRSERTAVGPDAVIDLVLDVATAALATTVSEPDLGREAVERALASGSDPDLHRGPGHAEDALRRSVEIGRGRRAPGPAWILGRVWAGLYRPLTRAVRGSAAPAEEWARFRRASQVLERFAFGPPLEVAEMLLAMIGSGALDLSWVDAGTRITASGVEGVPPGHAPPDVVVDAVLAPPGIVGILDPLSRALVDQSLVEVRPARRGAAVDHDGTALAGGRPRGQSQRQEGLALLGRPTEDHVIGHDTLNRHLHDEPRLWAARITSRLRRTDGEPSAPPCPTTTTTPEQRIGSR; encoded by the coding sequence GTGGCTGAGGGCGCTCCGGCGCGCGATCAGCCGCTCTCCCTGGCCGTCGTCGGCGACGGCCCCAAGGCGCTGTTCGCGCTCGAGGAGCTGTGCGCCCAGCTCAGCGACGCCGCATGCCACGACTCCCTCCGACCCCTCGAGATCACCGTGGTCGCCCCGGGAACGGTCGCGGGGACCGGCGCCGCCTATGACGTCACCCAACCGCACTCCCTGCGGCTCAACGTCGACGCCGCTCTGCTGGACGTCCCGGCGACCGGGACGAGCCCGTCCTTCCGCGACTGGGTCGCCGCAGTTCATCCCGCCCTCGTCTCCGCGACCTACCCGCCGCGCGCCGTGGTCGGCGAGTACCTCCATGCGCGGTGGCTCCGGATGCTGGCGGACATGGCCCGGAGCGGGGTGACGGCGAGGACCGTGAGTGATCGTGCGGTGTCCCTCCGGCGCACGGCCGGGCACTGGGAGATCGTGACCGCGATCCACGGCGCGCTCCCGCCGGTGGAGGAGATCCTGCTCGCCACCGGACATGCCGCGGAACACTCCGGTGCCCTGGCCCGCACCTGGTCCTCGACCATCCCGCTGCGTCCAGCGGTGCTGCCCGCCGCGGAGATGCTGGGTTCTCATCACGTTCCGCCTGGCGCGCGGGTGGCGCTGCGCGGCAGCGCCCTGACGTTCATCGACGCCGCCCTCGTGCTCACCCTCGAGCGCGGCGGGCGCTTCACCCCGCGCGCCGACGGCGTCCCCGGCCTCCTCCACCGGCGCGGCTCCGAGGAGCCGCTGGTCCTCCTGCCCACGGCGCGCCACGGCCGCCTCCTGGACGCGAAGCCCGACCCTCGGCTCCCCCTGCCGGCCGGGGTGGGCGGTGCCATCGCCGAGGGAGCGCGGCGACTGAGCCGCTCCGAGCGGACCGCCGTCGGCCCCGATGCCGTGATCGACCTCGTCCTGGACGTCGCCACGGCCGCCCTCGCTACAACGGTGTCGGAACCCGACCTCGGGCGAGAGGCGGTCGAACGCGCACTGGCCTCGGGATCCGACCCGGATCTGCACCGCGGACCGGGCCACGCCGAGGACGCCTTGCGACGGAGCGTGGAGATCGGCCGAGGTCGCCGGGCCCCCGGCCCCGCATGGATCCTCGGACGCGTCTGGGCCGGGCTCTACCGCCCCCTCACGCGCGCGGTCCGCGGTTCCGCGGCCCCCGCCGAGGAATGGGCTCGCTTCCGTCGGGCCTCCCAGGTGCTCGAGAGGTTCGCGTTCGGCCCTCCCCTCGAGGTCGCGGAGATGCTGCTGGCCATGATCGGGTCCGGGGCGCTGGACCTCTCCTGGGTGGACGCCGGGACCCGGATCACGGCGTCCGGAGTCGAGGGCGTCCCGCCCGGTCACGCCCCTCCGGACGTCGTGGTCGATGCCGTGCTGGCGCCGCCGGGAATCGTGGGGATCCTCGACCCGCTCTCGCGAGCATTGGTGGACCAGTCGCTGGTCGAGGTGCGACCGGCACGGCGCGGCGCGGCCGTGGACCACGACGGCACTGCGCTCGCCGGGGGCCGCCCGCGCGGGCAGAGCCAGCGGCAGGAGGGCCTCGCCCTGCTCGGGCGCCCGACGGAGGACCACGTCATCGGGCACGACACCCTGAACCGGCACCTCCACGACGAGCCGCGTCTCTGGGCGGCGCGGATCACCTCGAGACTGCGCCGCACCGACGGCGAGCCCTCGGCCCCTCCCTGCCCGACCACGACCACCACCCCCGAGCAAAGAATCGGTTCGCGATGA
- a CDS encoding alanine racemase — protein sequence MTRPALSSSTAADPTADHPPGDTEALRRRCGGLPPLSARLEPWMRELLADRRACSALIEQYGSPVNVHEFSPLSRNASELESAAARHGVPLRIFVARKANKTLGLVESARRAGHGVDVGSHRELSQVLDQGYAPEDVVVTAAVKPPELLRLARDTGVVLVLDNLDEAEAFLQVAAENRTGGPQPVALRLAPTPASGVAPTRFGESAATWQHWADRARTSAAGLRIDGVHFHLHGYAAQHRALALDEALRLGDALRDLGHGLRFIDIGGGVPMSYLDDAGQWDAFWTAHDASTSDRVDAVTWRAEPLRQVYPYHQEPVRGEWLEQVLSTRLATGETAAVALRERGLELRCEPGRSLLDGCGLTLSRVVQRTTTSDGVPLIGLEMNRTQCRSTSDDFLVDPLLVPGDGPRSAPLHAFLVGAYCIEAELILRRRLDFPQGVAIGDLLAFPNTAGYLMHILESASHQIPLASNVVLGPQGPRRDAIDAVSPLRPWAQESASAAERGSGSAAAI from the coding sequence ATGACCAGACCTGCCCTCTCGTCCTCGACCGCTGCGGACCCCACCGCCGATCATCCGCCCGGCGACACCGAGGCCCTGCGACGCCGCTGCGGCGGGCTCCCCCCGCTCAGCGCCCGTCTCGAGCCGTGGATGCGAGAGCTGCTGGCGGATCGTCGAGCCTGCTCCGCACTGATCGAGCAGTACGGCAGCCCGGTGAACGTCCATGAGTTCTCGCCCCTGTCCCGCAACGCCTCCGAGCTGGAGTCCGCGGCCGCCCGTCACGGCGTGCCGCTGAGGATCTTCGTCGCACGCAAGGCGAACAAGACCCTGGGCCTGGTCGAGTCCGCGAGACGCGCCGGTCACGGGGTGGACGTCGGGAGCCACCGGGAGCTGTCCCAGGTGCTCGACCAGGGGTACGCGCCCGAGGACGTCGTGGTGACCGCGGCTGTGAAGCCACCGGAGCTGCTGCGCCTCGCCCGCGACACGGGTGTCGTGCTGGTGCTCGACAACCTCGACGAGGCCGAGGCTTTCCTGCAGGTCGCAGCGGAGAACAGGACCGGTGGGCCGCAGCCTGTCGCGCTCCGCCTCGCACCGACCCCGGCCAGCGGCGTCGCCCCCACACGATTCGGGGAGTCCGCGGCGACCTGGCAGCACTGGGCCGATCGCGCCCGGACCTCCGCCGCCGGCCTCAGGATCGACGGAGTACATTTCCATCTCCACGGCTACGCCGCGCAGCACCGCGCCCTGGCCCTCGACGAGGCGCTTCGTCTCGGCGATGCGCTCCGCGACCTCGGGCACGGCCTTCGGTTCATCGACATCGGCGGGGGCGTCCCGATGTCCTATCTCGACGACGCCGGTCAGTGGGACGCGTTCTGGACAGCGCACGATGCGTCGACGAGCGACCGCGTCGACGCGGTCACGTGGCGCGCAGAGCCTCTGCGCCAGGTCTATCCGTACCACCAGGAACCGGTGCGCGGGGAGTGGCTCGAACAGGTGCTGAGCACACGGCTCGCCACCGGGGAGACCGCAGCCGTCGCGCTGAGGGAGCGGGGCCTGGAGCTGCGCTGCGAACCCGGCAGGTCGCTGCTCGACGGATGCGGCCTGACGCTGTCCCGCGTCGTGCAGCGCACCACGACGAGCGATGGGGTGCCGCTCATCGGGCTCGAGATGAATCGGACCCAGTGCCGATCCACGTCGGACGACTTCCTCGTCGATCCGCTGCTGGTCCCCGGCGACGGTCCACGCTCTGCGCCGCTGCACGCGTTCCTCGTCGGGGCGTACTGCATCGAGGCGGAGCTGATCCTGCGTCGAAGGCTCGACTTCCCGCAGGGTGTCGCGATCGGTGACCTTCTCGCCTTCCCGAACACTGCCGGGTACCTGATGCACATCCTCGAGAGCGCGTCCCACCAGATCCCGCTGGCCTCGAACGTCGTCCTCGGTCCTCAAGGCCCCCGCCGCGACGCCATCGATGCCGTCTCCCCGCTGCGGCCATGGGCACAGGAGTCCGCCTCCGCGGCCGAGCGGGGATCAGGATCCGCCGCGGCCATCTGA
- a CDS encoding PrsW family intramembrane metalloprotease: MTAQFPVTQAPAPRPPAPRSPARAAVPGPVAQAPGLHGRLTTQPRATAPGPQVRLAPPNGAAPARYPWHLRLSWLLVLAGGLLAYVTTFVIMVLTGNPILLPTLLLVGAATIPVTVLLLAQSTRSGPLVPGRIVLVTVAASGLFGICAAGLEERIAGAVLGGASILLVGVIEESAKLVVPLIVLALVHRATRGGGLVIGIAAGTGFAVLETMGYGFGALLSKGGGLGALDTTLVLRGVLVPAGHVAWTGAVCAALWFLVETSHRARGALALAVAVLGAVVLHTAWDATGSLVLRIVVAAVSGGTLLALVILTHRRHARRTVTAA, from the coding sequence ATGACCGCACAGTTCCCCGTCACACAGGCACCAGCACCTCGGCCCCCGGCCCCGCGGTCCCCCGCTCGCGCGGCCGTCCCCGGCCCTGTCGCCCAGGCCCCCGGACTCCACGGGCGGCTCACGACGCAGCCTCGAGCGACGGCGCCCGGCCCGCAGGTCCGGCTCGCTCCGCCGAACGGCGCAGCCCCCGCCCGCTACCCCTGGCACCTGCGGCTGTCCTGGCTGCTGGTGCTGGCGGGCGGGCTCCTCGCCTATGTCACGACCTTCGTGATCATGGTCCTCACCGGCAATCCGATCCTGCTGCCGACGCTGCTGCTGGTGGGCGCGGCGACGATCCCCGTGACCGTGCTGCTGCTCGCGCAGTCCACCCGCAGCGGTCCCCTCGTCCCTGGGCGGATCGTGCTGGTCACGGTCGCGGCGAGCGGCCTGTTCGGCATCTGCGCGGCCGGCCTCGAGGAGCGGATCGCGGGCGCCGTGCTCGGCGGTGCCTCGATCCTGCTGGTCGGGGTGATCGAGGAATCCGCGAAGCTCGTGGTGCCTCTGATCGTGCTCGCCCTCGTCCATCGCGCGACCCGGGGCGGCGGGCTCGTGATCGGCATCGCGGCCGGCACGGGCTTCGCGGTGCTCGAGACGATGGGCTACGGCTTCGGGGCGCTGCTGTCCAAGGGCGGCGGGCTCGGCGCACTGGATACGACGCTCGTGCTTCGTGGGGTGTTGGTCCCGGCCGGGCACGTGGCCTGGACGGGTGCGGTGTGCGCGGCGCTGTGGTTCCTGGTCGAGACGTCCCACAGGGCTCGCGGGGCGCTCGCGCTGGCGGTCGCCGTCCTCGGAGCTGTCGTTCTGCACACGGCCTGGGACGCGACCGGCAGCCTGGTGCTGCGGATCGTGGTGGCTGCGGTGAGCGGGGGCACGCTGCTCGCCCTCGTGATCCTCACCCACCGCAGACACGCCCGACGCACCGTCACGGCAGCCTGA
- the rpsN gene encoding 30S ribosomal protein S14, which yields MAKTSKIAADARRRATVAKHAEERAALKRTLKDSAAPMSEKVLAQRALQRMPRDASPTRLRNRDAVDGRPRGYLRTFGLSRVRFRQLAHRGELPGVTKSSW from the coding sequence ATGGCGAAGACCTCGAAGATCGCCGCCGACGCCCGGCGCCGCGCGACCGTCGCGAAGCACGCCGAGGAGCGCGCCGCCCTGAAGCGCACGCTGAAGGACTCTGCCGCGCCGATGTCCGAGAAGGTGCTCGCCCAGCGGGCGCTGCAGCGGATGCCGCGCGATGCGAGCCCCACCCGGCTGCGCAACCGCGACGCGGTCGACGGCCGTCCCCGCGGCTACCTGCGCACTTTCGGTCTGTCCCGGGTGCGCTTCCGTCAGCTCGCCCACCGCGGTGAGCTGCCCGGAGTCACCAAGTCCAGCTGGTGA
- a CDS encoding class I SAM-dependent methyltransferase, protein MTRTAAEDQLAWNRYWTRWAAEYDEHQLTRLSLPGEREAWSRAFGAALPPGTREVLDLGTGSGNVALLLAAVGYDVTGIDLSPGMLDEARAKLESHPHPPTFFEADATDPPFPHRSLDAIVSRYLLWTLRDAPTALRRWHELLRPGGVLVAVDGQWFEPEDDGGAAPATARQEHFAEAYDEAAVDHLDFARAGVERICAVWEEAGFVDVRADPLPELLELDRAHGVAPGHSPQLLHRFSARRAD, encoded by the coding sequence ATGACCCGCACCGCCGCCGAGGACCAGCTCGCCTGGAACCGCTACTGGACCCGCTGGGCCGCCGAGTACGACGAGCACCAGCTGACCCGTCTCTCCCTGCCCGGCGAGCGCGAGGCCTGGTCGCGGGCCTTCGGCGCCGCGCTGCCGCCCGGCACGCGCGAGGTGCTCGACCTCGGCACGGGCAGCGGCAACGTCGCCCTGCTCCTCGCGGCCGTCGGATACGACGTCACCGGCATCGACCTCTCCCCCGGCATGCTCGACGAGGCGCGGGCGAAGCTCGAAAGCCATCCGCACCCTCCGACCTTCTTCGAGGCGGACGCGACGGATCCGCCGTTCCCGCACCGCAGCCTCGACGCGATCGTCTCCCGCTACCTGCTGTGGACGCTGCGGGACGCCCCCACGGCGCTGCGGCGCTGGCACGAGCTGCTGCGCCCGGGCGGCGTGCTGGTCGCGGTCGACGGGCAGTGGTTCGAGCCCGAGGACGACGGGGGTGCGGCGCCAGCGACCGCGCGCCAGGAGCACTTCGCCGAGGCCTACGACGAGGCGGCCGTTGACCACCTCGACTTCGCCCGCGCCGGGGTGGAGCGGATCTGCGCGGTCTGGGAGGAGGCGGGCTTCGTCGACGTGCGCGCGGACCCGCTGCCCGAGCTGCTGGAGCTCGACCGCGCCCACGGCGTGGCACCTGGGCACTCCCCGCAGCTGCTGCACCGCTTCTCCGCCCGCCGCGCGGACTGA